A single window of Crassostrea angulata isolate pt1a10 chromosome 8, ASM2561291v2, whole genome shotgun sequence DNA harbors:
- the LOC128161074 gene encoding THAP domain-containing protein 1-like — MPRYYCVAEGCSSDSRKKGMYGFMADVEFFPFPSSKHPKVRRKWLELLRRRDFEPSRYDRICSMHFVDGQPTQDHPYPELFRYNNFKCSLGNRGTSSIEKRSLQQAANNNKVTSDQENEHRPTQATATDIHLVDEDDPYREQLFPYPVNKEITVQSIPAVESTATPSDHDYCSYGNEKAHPQTCNAECQTNLTLQDMEKSEAELLQLRETFSDKDDLKRYLLVDKMTDSDSSVKRYFGLPSPSMTILHQRWHTGKVGQEYTMQHQRIPPRRLDQTGS, encoded by the exons ATGCCGCGGTATTACTGTGTCGCCGAAGGCTGTTCTTCCGATTCAAGGAAAAAGGGGATGTATGGGTTTATGGCAGACGTAGAATTCTTCCCTTTTCCCTCGTCAAAGCATCCCAAAGTACGCAGGAAGTGGCTTGAGTTGCTAAGACGCCGTGACTTCGAGCCTTCTCGATATGACAGGATATGCTCCATGCACTTTGTTGACGGTCAACCAACACAGGACCACCCATACCCCGAGCTTTTCCGATACAATAACTTTAAGTGCTCGTTGGGAAATCGAGGTACATCTTCCATTGAAAAGAGGTCCCTTCAACAAGCCGCAAATAATAACAAAGTTACGTCTGATCAGGAGAATGAGCATCGACCTACTCAGGCTACTGCAACGGATATTCATTTAGTG GATGAAGATGATCCATATAGAGAACAGCTCTTTCCATACCCTGTCAATAAGGAAATCACCGTGCAATCCATACCAGCAGTAGAATCAACAGCAA ctCCCAGTGATCATGATTATTGTTCATATGGGAATGAAAAGGCCCATCCCCAGACTTGTAATGCAGAATGCCAGACGAACTTGACACTACAGGACATGGAAAAGTCTGAAGCTGAACTGCTGCAACTGAGGGAGACCTTTAGTGACAAGGATGATCTGAAGCGATACTTGCTTGTGGACAAGATGACAGACAGTGATAGTTCTGTCAAGAGATACTTCGGATTGCCATCG CCATCCATGACAATCTTACACCAACGCTGGCATACTGGAAAGGTGGGTCAGGAGTATACAATGCAACACCAGAGAATCCCTCCAAGAAgactggaccaaacaggaagcTGA
- the LOC128160388 gene encoding metalloproteinase inhibitor 3-like produces MKSAVLIVCVLIYVSIISEACKCFVRHPQNDFCQADYVIKAEVLGEENVTSFEKRYKVKVLENYKSGYTSPFKYSQVWIYTTTSSAACGVQLDIGKTYVITGPKRGTKLTANTCSWNVEVSALTSFQRNALRKGYYRKNCECKIRECPHNRCEQGDGCLAPYDNSFCFHQNAACKQSAYPTSCEWTPNTC; encoded by the exons ATGAAGTCTGCTGTGTTGATTGTTTGTGTTCTGATATATGTTTCCATCATCTCTGAAGCTTGTAAATGTTTCGTCCGTCATCCGCAAAACGATTTTTGCCAAGCAGATTATG TGATCAAGGCAGAAGTACTCGGTGAGGAAAACGTCACTTCGTTTgaaaaaagatacaaagtaaaagTGCTGGAAAATTACAAG AGTGGGTACACAAGTCCATTCAAATATTCCCAAGTATGGATATACACTACAACTTCATCGGCCGCATGTGGAGTACAGCTAGACATAGGAAAAACATATGTTATCACAG GTCCTAAAAGAGGTACTAAACTTACGGCTAACACCTGTTCCTGGAATGTCGAAGTATCTGCCTTGACAAGTTTCCAAAGAAACGCCCTTAGAAAAGGCTATTACAGAAAGAATTGCGAATGCAAG ATTCGGGAATGTCCACATAATCGATGTGAACAAGGAGATGGCTGTCTAGCTCCATACGACAACTCTTTTTGTTTCCACCAGAACGCGGCTTGTAAACAATCAGCATATCCAACGTCATGTGAATGGACCCCCAATActtgttaa
- the LOC128161248 gene encoding uncharacterized protein LOC128161248 encodes MKVVLILSVLWVCVENVYTCTCVDIPTNGCNSDYSILGTVIGVIPLGTPPNDARIYNVLVNRIYKANRPLLPLVRIRAYVGGSLCGLLLDRGRQYVISGSFDNDNGTMRTNHCLYTRLLTEIPFRERWNLYCYNQRRESYPQRKIQAR; translated from the exons ATGAAGGTCGTCCTGATACTGTCAGTGTTATGGGTATGTGTGGAAAACGTTTACACCTGTACATGTGTCGATATTCCGACAAATGGATGCAATTCGGATTATT CAATTCTAGGTACTGTCATAGGAGTGATTCCACTTGGAACACCACCGAATGATGCCAGAATTTACAATGTCTTAGTGAACAGGATCTATAAG GCAAATCGACCGCTCCTTCCATTAGTGCGAATTCGTGCTTATGTTGGAGGATCGTTATGTGGTCTACTGTTGGATCGAGGAAGACAATATGTGATATCCG GATCTTTTGATAACGATAACGGTACTATGAGGACAAACCATTGTTTATACACCCGACTTTTGACCGAAATTCCTTTTCGTGAGAGGTGGAATCTATACTGCTACAATCAACGCAG AGAAAGTTATCCTCAAAGAAAAATCCAAGCGAGATAA